One window of the Streptomyces sp. TS71-3 genome contains the following:
- a CDS encoding (2,3-dihydroxybenzoyl)adenylate synthase — MADDPADGSALDGGQPDWPGWPEEAAERYRSAGYWAGRTFGAYLESWARARPDRPALVDGEQTWTYAELHTAAIERACGLHALGVAEGDRVVLHLPNSAEFALQWFALQLLGAVPVHAMPAHRSAEVRDLLGSSGASAYLIPDRHQRFDYRPMAAELLRSEPCLRQVVVHGDTGGHPGFTAAGDLASHGTSLPRRGASDPSGLAALLLSGGTTGRPKLIPRTHDDYAYNARAAAAASGLTERSVYLAVLPMGFNFALACPGVLGTLMTGGTVVVAPDPSPQTAFALIERRGVTITAISPALVPYWLDEHAHAPDALSGLQVLQVGGARLPDASARRLGRELRVTVQQVFGMAEGLICVTRLDDPQQLICTTQGRPLSPADEIRIVDDLGRDVPDGEPGELLTRGPYTLRGYYRAPEHNARSFTPDGFYVTGDIVRRLPSGHLVVTGRSKDQINRGGEKIAAGEVEEHLLAHPDIKAAALVAAPDERWGERSVAYLVCTQPPPTPRALADFLRGRGLAAHKAPDEVVAVDALPLTPVGKVDKQALRAGVGA; from the coding sequence ATGGCCGATGACCCGGCAGACGGAAGTGCACTGGACGGTGGCCAGCCCGACTGGCCGGGCTGGCCGGAGGAGGCGGCAGAGCGCTACCGGAGTGCCGGATACTGGGCGGGCCGGACCTTCGGCGCCTATCTGGAGTCCTGGGCCCGCGCGCGCCCCGACCGCCCGGCCCTTGTCGACGGCGAGCAGACCTGGACCTACGCGGAACTGCACACGGCAGCCATCGAACGCGCCTGCGGCCTGCATGCCCTGGGTGTCGCCGAGGGGGACCGCGTCGTGCTGCACCTGCCCAACAGCGCGGAGTTCGCGCTCCAATGGTTCGCGCTCCAGCTCCTCGGCGCCGTTCCGGTGCACGCCATGCCCGCGCACCGCAGCGCCGAGGTGCGCGATCTGCTCGGCTCGTCCGGCGCGAGCGCCTATCTGATCCCGGACCGCCACCAGCGCTTCGACTACCGCCCCATGGCGGCCGAGCTCCTCCGCTCCGAGCCCTGCCTGCGGCAGGTCGTGGTGCACGGCGACACCGGCGGCCACCCCGGCTTCACCGCCGCCGGCGACCTCGCGAGCCACGGCACATCACTGCCGCGGCGCGGCGCGAGTGACCCGTCCGGCCTGGCGGCGCTGCTGCTCTCCGGCGGTACCACGGGCCGTCCGAAGCTGATCCCGCGCACCCACGACGACTACGCCTACAACGCCCGCGCCGCGGCGGCGGCATCCGGCCTCACCGAGCGCAGCGTCTATCTCGCCGTACTCCCGATGGGCTTCAACTTCGCACTCGCCTGCCCCGGCGTGCTGGGCACCCTCATGACCGGCGGCACGGTGGTGGTCGCACCGGATCCGAGCCCTCAGACCGCATTCGCGCTCATCGAGCGGCGCGGCGTCACGATCACCGCGATCAGCCCGGCCCTCGTGCCGTACTGGCTGGACGAGCACGCGCACGCCCCCGATGCCCTGAGCGGCCTCCAGGTCCTCCAGGTGGGCGGCGCCCGGTTGCCCGACGCGTCCGCCCGGCGGCTGGGCCGCGAGCTGCGGGTCACGGTGCAGCAGGTCTTCGGCATGGCGGAGGGCCTGATCTGCGTCACCCGCCTCGACGACCCGCAGCAACTGATCTGCACCACCCAGGGCCGCCCCCTCTCGCCGGCCGACGAGATCCGCATCGTCGATGACCTGGGCCGTGACGTCCCGGATGGCGAGCCGGGCGAACTCCTCACCCGCGGCCCCTACACCCTCCGCGGCTACTACCGCGCGCCCGAGCACAACGCCCGGTCCTTCACCCCGGACGGCTTCTACGTCACCGGCGACATCGTCCGCCGCCTCCCCTCCGGCCATCTGGTGGTGACGGGCCGTTCCAAGGACCAGATCAACCGCGGCGGCGAGAAGATCGCGGCCGGGGAGGTCGAGGAGCACCTGCTCGCCCACCCGGACATCAAGGCGGCCGCGCTCGTCGCCGCCCCGGACGAGCGCTGGGGCGAGCGTTCGGTGGCCTACCTGGTCTGCACCCAGCCGCCCCCCACCCCTCGTGCCCTGGCCGACTTCCTGCGTGGACGCGGCCTGGCCGCCCACAAGGCGCCGGACGAGGTCGTCGCGGTGGACGCCCTCCCCCTGACGCCGGTGGGCAAGGTCGACAAGCAGGCCCTGCGCGCCGGCGTGGGGGCCTGA
- a CDS encoding RNA polymerase sigma factor: MLGDDAELTAAVSAAQHGDENAFRTVYRAVHPRLLGYVRTLVGEFEAEDVTSEAWLQIARDLDRFSGDADRFRGWTARIARNRALDHIRMRGRRPAVGGDESELTGKPSPSDTAGEAMESLATNRTLALIAQLPQDQAEAVVLRVVVGLDAKTAAQTLGKRPGAVRTAAHRGLKRLAELLGPQEEFLEDGPRATEGIRPDIPGELDSVPHQRPRTRTVTSAGVTQSRLRTQKDM, encoded by the coding sequence GTGCTGGGGGACGACGCGGAGTTGACTGCCGCGGTGAGTGCGGCACAGCACGGGGACGAGAACGCGTTCCGTACCGTGTACCGCGCCGTGCACCCGCGGCTGCTCGGGTACGTGCGGACGCTGGTCGGCGAGTTCGAGGCCGAGGACGTCACCTCGGAGGCGTGGCTCCAGATAGCCCGGGACCTCGACAGGTTCAGCGGGGACGCCGACCGGTTCCGCGGCTGGACCGCGCGGATCGCGCGCAACCGCGCCCTCGACCACATACGGATGCGGGGCAGGCGCCCCGCGGTCGGCGGTGACGAGTCGGAGCTGACGGGAAAGCCGTCCCCCTCGGACACCGCGGGCGAGGCGATGGAGTCCCTCGCCACGAACCGTACGCTGGCCCTGATCGCCCAGCTTCCCCAGGACCAGGCAGAGGCCGTGGTGCTCCGCGTCGTCGTCGGCCTCGACGCCAAGACGGCCGCACAGACGCTCGGCAAGCGCCCGGGGGCCGTCCGCACCGCCGCGCACCGCGGTCTGAAACGGCTCGCCGAGTTGCTCGGCCCGCAGGAGGAGTTCTTGGAGGACGGCCCGCGCGCGACGGAGGGTATCCGCCCGGACATTCCGGGTGAGCTCGACTCGGTTCCGCACCAGCGGCCCCGAACGCGTACGGTGACGTCCGCGGGTGTGACGCAATCACGCCTGCGGACGCAGAAGGACATGTGA
- a CDS encoding L,D-transpeptidase family protein — protein sequence MRTPVLSMARLAVAVAVVTALAVLSGCRPVQVTGTAGSPAVRPPTAASAQGGSGGAPAPQHTTRAPATHAPAPPKPVLVMAKGTTSGQVRELQARLHMLSYFDRSPTGFYGDVTTAAVSAFQGAHGLPRTGGTDRATWQRLLALTHTPSHDELFPPTALPWGHLPRPSGSGGRPDPRCLTGRALCISKKSRSLSWIIDGRTVSQMDVRFGSEYTPTREGAFKVFFRSRHHVSTIYHTPMPYAMFFSGGQAVHYSSDFAARGYAGASHGCVNVRDKQKIAALFDQVRTGDKVIVY from the coding sequence ATGCGCACACCCGTCCTGTCCATGGCACGCCTCGCCGTGGCGGTCGCCGTGGTCACCGCGCTCGCGGTGCTGAGCGGCTGCCGGCCCGTCCAGGTGACGGGCACCGCCGGCAGCCCCGCGGTCCGCCCGCCGACGGCCGCGAGCGCCCAGGGCGGCAGCGGCGGCGCCCCGGCACCGCAGCACACCACCCGGGCCCCGGCCACGCACGCTCCGGCGCCGCCGAAACCGGTGCTGGTGATGGCGAAGGGCACCACGAGCGGCCAGGTGCGCGAGCTCCAGGCCCGGCTGCACATGCTGTCCTACTTCGACCGCTCCCCGACCGGCTTCTACGGCGACGTCACGACCGCCGCCGTCAGCGCCTTCCAGGGCGCCCACGGCCTGCCCCGCACCGGCGGCACGGACCGGGCCACCTGGCAGCGGCTGCTCGCCCTGACCCACACGCCGTCCCATGACGAGCTGTTCCCGCCAACGGCCCTGCCCTGGGGGCACCTCCCACGCCCTTCAGGCAGTGGGGGAAGGCCGGACCCGCGCTGCCTGACGGGCCGGGCGCTGTGCATCAGCAAGAAGAGCCGCAGCCTGTCCTGGATCATCGACGGCAGGACGGTCTCGCAGATGGACGTCCGGTTCGGCTCGGAGTACACGCCCACCCGCGAGGGCGCGTTCAAGGTGTTCTTCAGGTCCCGCCACCACGTCTCGACGATCTACCACACGCCCATGCCGTACGCGATGTTCTTCAGCGGCGGGCAGGCGGTCCACTACTCCTCCGACTTCGCCGCCCGCGGCTACGCCGGTGCCAGCCACGGCTGCGTCAACGTCCGCGACAAGCAGAAGATCGCCGCGCTCTTCGACCAGGTCAGGACGGGCGACAAGGTCATCGTGTACTGA
- a CDS encoding non-ribosomal peptide synthetase → MSDERSTLTLHQVRESVARALRIPADELDPDGDLFEQGLDSLALMSLAGEWRGRGHGIGFAELVEEPVLSRWVALLAAAERTERSVAAVPAPAERPATSLSSRPRDDDETFPLATMQHAYWIGRQDGQPLGGVAPHFYTELDGEGVDPERLRRALRALVDRHAMLRASFDDGRQRISPAGADVPSARLVLHDLRDAGEGAVAAELDRRRQEYTHARRDVTAGDMLQVALTLLPAGGTRLHIDLDMMAGDALSLRVLLRDLCHLYHDPAAPLPELGLEFPEYVAAHAESQAAERSRAGRWWAERLPDLPPPPLLPLTVDPLHPVAASDTALTRSRRLHHWLDPEAKDALITGARSHGLTPAAVLATAFAEAVAAWSGSRRFLLNLPVFDREPITPDVAGMIGDFSSSLLLDADLRQDLPFTEQARRIQDGIRQGIAHAAHSGVDVLRELARQQGAPVIAPVVYTSAIGLGEIFEQEVQGAFGKPVHIISQGPQVALDAQVTELDGGLLLNWDVREGIFEDGVPEAAFTAYLDVVDGLVTASAGPKAGSKDPWRAPVAPLPAEADLEARSRSPQPDSAPPAYALHDRFFALAEEHPQRTAVVTEDGSTLCYAQLALAARRVAGALGALGVRRGDTVAVTLPKGAAQITAVLGVLAAGAAYVPVGVDQPAARRELIHRLSNAAVAVTDDEHAPLVERAGGVAVLRLSEAARAEPAPVSGARPEDPAYLLFTSGSTGEPKGVEVPHQAAVNTLDALAYLFDTGPDDAVLALSALDFDLSVFDVFAPLSVGGRVVAVGEAERRDPARWADAVREHGVTIVNCVPALLDLLLAAATAPGQLDSLRLALLGGDWVGMDQPAQLHAAAPGCRFVALGGMTEAAIHSTVFEVTGGHVDPAWRSIPWGVPLRNVRTRVVDERGHDRPTLVPGELWIGGRSLATGYRGDPERTAARFVTDRGERWYRSGDRARYRPDGTLEFLGRTDHQVKIRGHRVELGEIEAVLQTCPGVQQAVAVVIHGTGGDRLGAAVSPDSPTAEELTAWAADRLPPYLRPDAVLVLPSLPLTANAKLDRAAVRGLLEAHDLRDGREVAGEQPVGAFEEAVAELWAELLGRPGVVREDSFFALGGDSLVATRVVSRLRAQGFAGAAVADLFAAPVLHDFAARLNRPSSPAPIVPEVACDPALAHRPFPLTEVQTAYVTGRDSGFTLGGVGTWHYSEFDGEDADLERLERAWQALVRRHDMLRAVIEDGTQRVLPEAEVAPFHIPVRDVTGTPHEAGQDAVAELRGAMSHEIRDPARWPLFDLRAVRYRDRSGAVRTRLGVGLDYVVLDALSIVTLYTEWGTLYADPSAVLPALDLTYRDYQSALAARAAADPAAAEATRAHWRSRLEALPPAPRLPYRTEPAAVERPRFARRRTALDAASWQAVKAGAVRHGLTPSAVLLAAYGETLAAWSGTDAVAITLTLFNRHEIHPHVHRVVGDFTSLSLAGYHRTPGPWLPALRGLQRRLAEDLDHQDVPATWLLRELARRTGTVDPAAPVVFTSALGVGDAALADPGKGFPERVWGVTQTPQVSLDHQVTEENGALVVTWDAVEELFSPGVLDEMAAAHARLLHHLARGDWDAPVPDLLPPGQRARRAELNATPPTAPRPLHEAFFARAAAEPDRAALIAADGRTLSYGETAQAALRTARALRSSGVAEGDPVAVTLPKGPEQVIAVLGVLAAGAVYVPIGVEQPATRRECVRRAAGIRVAIAEDEQAAGSVRVLTPREAMACDAAEAPLPTAPDALAYIIFTSGSTGEPKGVPISHAAAWNTVAGINARHGIGGHDRVMALSALDFDLSVYDIFGLLAAGGALVLPTEEQRREPRSWRALLREHGVTVWNTVPALLDLLLSADERAGDRALTGLRTALLSGDWIGLDLPGRLMERAGGGCHFIAMGGATEASIWSNTHEVEGGAVDPGWPSVPYGHPLTGQRYRVCDPQGRDCPDWVPGELWIGGAGLAEGYLGDAERTAAKFVTRGGERWYRTGDLGRYRPGGTIEFLGRTDQQMKIAGHRIEAGEVEAALAAHPGVARAAVVAVGPREARRLAAFTVPTGSAPDGGPPAAWLRPWLAERLAPYALPTSVETLAELPLTANGKVDRHALIALAEGSAGTDGTTATDAEPPRKGIEAELAELWQAVLPGPVHGRDANFFTLGGDSLTAIRVVAAVERRLGARIPVRALLAAPTLAALAAEVTAALAAPGHDTETGEL, encoded by the coding sequence GTGAGTGACGAGAGATCCACCCTGACGCTCCACCAGGTGCGCGAGTCCGTCGCCCGCGCCCTGCGGATTCCGGCGGACGAACTCGACCCGGACGGCGACCTCTTCGAGCAGGGGCTGGACTCACTCGCACTGATGTCCCTGGCCGGGGAGTGGCGCGGGAGGGGGCATGGCATCGGTTTCGCGGAGCTGGTCGAGGAGCCGGTGCTCAGCCGATGGGTGGCGCTCCTCGCGGCCGCGGAACGGACCGAGCGGTCGGTGGCGGCCGTTCCGGCTCCCGCCGAGCGGCCGGCTACCAGCCTCTCGTCTCGACCGCGGGACGACGACGAAACGTTCCCTCTGGCCACCATGCAGCACGCCTACTGGATCGGCCGCCAGGACGGCCAGCCGCTGGGCGGCGTCGCCCCGCACTTCTACACCGAACTCGACGGCGAGGGAGTCGATCCCGAACGCCTCCGGCGCGCGCTGCGCGCGCTCGTCGACCGCCACGCCATGCTGCGGGCGAGCTTCGACGACGGCAGGCAGCGCATCTCCCCCGCCGGCGCGGACGTGCCGAGCGCCAGGCTCGTCCTCCACGATCTGCGCGACGCCGGTGAGGGCGCGGTGGCCGCCGAGCTGGACCGGCGCCGTCAGGAGTACACCCACGCCCGCCGGGACGTGACCGCGGGCGACATGCTCCAGGTCGCGCTCACCCTGCTGCCGGCCGGTGGAACCCGGCTGCACATCGACCTCGACATGATGGCCGGGGACGCCCTCAGCCTCCGCGTCCTGCTGCGCGACCTGTGCCACCTCTACCACGACCCGGCGGCTCCGCTGCCCGAACTGGGCCTGGAGTTCCCCGAGTACGTCGCCGCCCACGCCGAGAGCCAGGCCGCCGAGCGGTCGCGGGCCGGGCGCTGGTGGGCCGAGCGGCTGCCGGATCTTCCCCCGCCGCCCCTGCTCCCCCTCACCGTCGATCCCCTGCACCCGGTCGCCGCCTCCGACACCGCGCTCACCCGCTCCCGCCGTCTGCACCACTGGCTGGACCCCGAGGCCAAAGATGCCCTGATCACAGGCGCCCGCAGCCACGGCCTCACCCCGGCGGCGGTGCTGGCCACCGCCTTCGCCGAGGCGGTGGCGGCCTGGAGCGGCAGCAGGCGTTTCCTGCTCAACCTGCCGGTCTTCGACCGCGAACCGATCACCCCGGATGTCGCCGGCATGATCGGGGACTTCAGCAGCTCGCTACTGCTGGACGCCGACCTGCGCCAGGACCTGCCGTTCACCGAGCAGGCCCGCCGCATCCAGGACGGCATCCGGCAAGGTATCGCCCACGCGGCACACTCGGGGGTCGACGTGCTCCGCGAGCTGGCCAGGCAGCAGGGCGCCCCGGTGATCGCTCCCGTCGTCTACACCAGCGCCATCGGACTGGGTGAGATCTTCGAGCAGGAGGTACAGGGCGCCTTCGGCAAGCCGGTCCACATCATCTCGCAGGGACCGCAGGTGGCGCTGGACGCCCAGGTCACCGAGCTGGACGGCGGGCTGCTGCTCAACTGGGACGTCAGAGAGGGAATCTTCGAGGACGGCGTGCCCGAGGCCGCGTTCACGGCGTACCTGGACGTCGTCGACGGCCTGGTCACCGCATCCGCAGGGCCCAAGGCGGGTTCCAAGGACCCCTGGCGGGCGCCGGTCGCGCCGCTGCCGGCCGAGGCCGACCTCGAAGCGCGCTCCCGCTCCCCGCAGCCGGACAGCGCGCCACCCGCGTACGCCCTGCACGACCGGTTCTTCGCGCTCGCGGAGGAGCATCCGCAGCGCACGGCCGTCGTCACGGAGGACGGCTCGACGCTCTGCTACGCGCAACTGGCCCTGGCGGCACGGCGGGTGGCGGGCGCGCTGGGCGCGCTCGGTGTGCGGCGCGGGGACACCGTGGCCGTCACCCTGCCCAAGGGGGCCGCGCAGATCACAGCGGTGCTCGGAGTGCTGGCGGCCGGCGCTGCCTACGTGCCCGTCGGCGTGGACCAGCCCGCGGCGCGCCGGGAGCTGATCCACCGGCTCTCCAACGCAGCCGTGGCCGTCACCGACGACGAGCACGCACCGCTGGTCGAGCGTGCCGGCGGTGTGGCGGTGCTGCGGCTGAGCGAGGCGGCGCGGGCGGAGCCCGCTCCGGTGTCCGGGGCTCGCCCGGAGGACCCGGCCTACCTGCTGTTCACCTCTGGATCGACCGGAGAGCCCAAGGGCGTCGAGGTGCCCCACCAGGCGGCGGTGAACACCCTCGACGCGCTGGCCTACCTCTTCGACACCGGACCTGACGACGCGGTGCTCGCGCTCTCCGCGCTCGACTTCGACCTGTCGGTGTTCGACGTCTTCGCGCCGCTGTCGGTCGGCGGGCGGGTGGTGGCGGTCGGTGAGGCGGAACGGCGGGACCCGGCGCGCTGGGCCGACGCGGTGCGAGAGCACGGGGTGACCATCGTCAACTGCGTTCCCGCGCTGCTTGACCTCCTGCTCGCCGCCGCCACGGCGCCAGGGCAACTGGACTCGCTGCGCCTGGCCCTGCTCGGCGGTGACTGGGTGGGCATGGACCAGCCCGCTCAGCTGCACGCGGCTGCCCCCGGGTGCCGGTTCGTGGCGCTGGGCGGGATGACCGAGGCGGCCATCCACTCCACCGTCTTCGAGGTCACCGGCGGCCACGTCGACCCCGCATGGCGATCCATCCCCTGGGGTGTGCCGCTGCGCAACGTCCGGACCCGGGTCGTCGACGAGCGCGGGCATGACCGGCCCACCCTCGTCCCCGGCGAGCTGTGGATCGGCGGCCGGAGCCTGGCCACCGGCTACCGGGGCGACCCCGAGCGCACCGCCGCCCGCTTCGTCACCGACCGCGGCGAGCGCTGGTACCGCAGCGGCGACCGGGCCCGCTACCGGCCCGACGGCACCCTCGAATTCCTCGGACGGACCGACCACCAGGTGAAGATCCGCGGCCACCGCGTCGAACTCGGTGAGATCGAGGCCGTGCTGCAGACCTGCCCCGGTGTCCAGCAGGCCGTTGCCGTGGTGATCCACGGCACGGGCGGCGACCGGTTGGGGGCCGCGGTCTCGCCGGACTCCCCCACCGCCGAGGAGCTGACGGCCTGGGCGGCCGACCGGCTGCCGCCCTACCTGCGGCCGGACGCCGTGCTGGTCCTGCCGTCCCTGCCGCTGACCGCCAACGCGAAGCTGGACCGCGCGGCCGTACGCGGGCTCCTGGAGGCCCACGATCTCCGGGACGGCCGCGAGGTCGCGGGTGAGCAACCCGTGGGGGCCTTCGAAGAAGCGGTCGCCGAGCTGTGGGCTGAACTGCTCGGGCGGCCCGGCGTGGTCAGGGAGGACTCCTTCTTCGCCCTGGGCGGCGACTCCCTGGTCGCCACCCGTGTCGTCTCCCGGCTGCGGGCCCAGGGGTTCGCCGGTGCGGCGGTCGCCGACCTGTTCGCCGCGCCGGTGCTCCACGACTTCGCGGCCCGGCTCAACCGTCCCTCCTCCCCTGCACCGATCGTTCCCGAGGTGGCCTGCGACCCGGCACTCGCCCACCGGCCCTTCCCGCTCACCGAGGTGCAGACCGCCTACGTCACCGGACGGGACTCCGGTTTCACCCTCGGGGGCGTGGGGACCTGGCACTACAGCGAGTTCGACGGTGAGGACGCCGACCTGGAGCGCCTGGAGCGCGCCTGGCAGGCCCTGGTACGCCGGCACGACATGCTGCGCGCCGTCATCGAGGACGGCACCCAGCGTGTGCTGCCCGAGGCCGAGGTGGCCCCGTTCCACATCCCGGTGCGGGACGTGACCGGCACACCGCACGAGGCCGGGCAGGACGCGGTGGCGGAGCTGCGCGGGGCGATGTCGCACGAGATCCGCGACCCCGCCCGCTGGCCGCTCTTCGACCTCCGCGCGGTGCGCTACCGGGACCGGTCGGGGGCGGTGCGCACCCGCCTCGGCGTGGGCCTCGACTACGTGGTGCTGGACGCCCTCTCCATCGTCACCCTCTACACCGAGTGGGGCACGCTCTACGCCGACCCCTCGGCCGTGCTTCCGGCGCTCGACCTCACCTACCGCGACTACCAGTCGGCTCTGGCCGCCCGAGCCGCCGCCGACCCGGCGGCGGCCGAAGCGACCCGCGCCCACTGGCGCTCCCGCCTGGAGGCGCTGCCTCCCGCGCCCCGGCTCCCCTACCGCACCGAGCCCGCCGCGGTGGAACGGCCGCGATTCGCCCGGCGCCGCACCGCGCTCGACGCCGCATCCTGGCAGGCCGTCAAGGCGGGTGCCGTGCGGCACGGCCTCACCCCCTCCGCCGTACTGCTCGCCGCCTACGGTGAGACGCTCGCGGCGTGGAGCGGCACGGACGCGGTGGCCATCACGCTCACCCTCTTCAACCGCCACGAGATCCACCCCCACGTGCACCGGGTGGTGGGCGACTTCACCTCGCTCTCCCTCGCCGGATACCACCGAACGCCGGGACCGTGGCTGCCCGCACTGCGCGGGCTGCAACGCCGCCTGGCCGAGGACCTCGACCATCAGGACGTGCCCGCCACCTGGCTGCTGCGTGAACTCGCCCGCCGCACCGGCACCGTGGACCCCGCGGCGCCGGTGGTCTTCACCAGCGCGCTCGGGGTGGGCGACGCCGCGCTCGCCGACCCCGGCAAGGGCTTCCCGGAACGGGTGTGGGGCGTCACCCAGACACCGCAGGTGAGCCTGGACCACCAGGTCACCGAGGAGAACGGCGCGCTGGTCGTCACCTGGGACGCGGTGGAGGAGCTGTTCTCCCCCGGCGTCCTGGACGAGATGGCGGCCGCGCACGCCCGACTGCTGCACCACCTCGCCCGCGGCGACTGGGACGCGCCGGTGCCCGACCTGCTGCCGCCGGGGCAGCGGGCCCGGCGCGCCGAGCTCAACGCCACCCCGCCCACCGCGCCCCGCCCGCTGCACGAGGCGTTCTTCGCCCGCGCCGCCGCGGAACCGGATCGGGCCGCGCTCATCGCCGCGGACGGTCGCACCCTCAGCTACGGCGAGACGGCGCAGGCCGCGCTGCGCACCGCTCGGGCCCTGCGCAGCAGCGGGGTGGCGGAGGGGGACCCGGTCGCGGTCACCCTGCCGAAGGGGCCCGAGCAGGTCATCGCCGTGCTCGGCGTGCTGGCCGCCGGAGCCGTCTACGTTCCGATCGGCGTGGAGCAGCCGGCGACCCGCCGCGAGTGCGTCCGACGCGCGGCCGGGATCCGGGTCGCCATCGCGGAGGACGAGCAGGCAGCGGGCTCTGTCCGGGTGCTGACGCCACGCGAGGCGATGGCCTGCGACGCGGCCGAGGCGCCGCTGCCGACGGCACCGGACGCGCTGGCGTACATCATCTTCACCTCCGGCTCCACCGGAGAACCGAAAGGGGTGCCGATCAGCCACGCTGCCGCCTGGAACACCGTGGCCGGCATCAACGCCCGGCACGGCATCGGGGGCCACGACCGGGTCATGGCGCTCTCCGCGCTGGACTTCGACCTCTCGGTGTACGACATCTTCGGGCTGCTCGCGGCCGGAGGCGCGCTGGTCCTGCCCACCGAGGAGCAGCGGCGCGAGCCGCGGAGCTGGCGGGCGCTGCTGCGCGAGCACGGCGTGACGGTCTGGAACACCGTGCCCGCCCTGCTCGACCTGCTGCTCTCGGCGGACGAGCGCGCAGGGGACCGCGCCCTCACCGGCCTGCGCACCGCCCTGCTCTCCGGCGACTGGATAGGCCTCGACCTGCCTGGGCGGCTGATGGAGCGCGCCGGCGGCGGGTGTCACTTCATCGCCATGGGCGGCGCGACCGAGGCATCCATCTGGTCCAACACCCACGAGGTCGAAGGCGGGGCGGTCGACCCCGGCTGGCCGTCCGTGCCCTACGGCCACCCGCTCACCGGGCAGCGCTACCGCGTCTGCGATCCGCAGGGCCGAGACTGCCCGGACTGGGTGCCCGGTGAGCTCTGGATCGGCGGCGCCGGACTCGCCGAGGGCTACCTCGGCGACGCCGAGCGGACCGCGGCCAAGTTCGTCACCCGCGGCGGGGAGCGCTGGTACCGCACCGGGGACCTGGGCCGCTACCGGCCCGGCGGGACGATCGAGTTCCTCGGCCGCACCGACCAGCAGATGAAGATCGCGGGACACCGGATCGAAGCCGGCGAGGTCGAGGCCGCCCTCGCGGCCCACCCGGGCGTCGCCCGCGCCGCGGTGGTGGCGGTGGGCCCGCGGGAAGCCCGCCGGCTTGCCGCCTTCACCGTCCCCACCGGCTCCGCGCCCGACGGCGGGCCGCCCGCCGCCTGGCTGCGCCCGTGGCTGGCCGAGCGGCTCGCCCCGTACGCGCTTCCCACCTCCGTCGAGACCCTGGCGGAGCTGCCGCTGACCGCCAACGGCAAGGTGGACCGCCACGCGCTGATCGCCCTCGCCGAAGGTTCCGCCGGTACGGACGGCACCACGGCCACGGACGCGGAGCCGCCCCGGAAGGGGATCGAAGCCGAACTCGCCGAGCTGTGGCAGGCCGTCCTGCCGGGCCCGGTCCACGGCCGTGACGCCAACTTCTTCACCCTCGGCGGCGACAGCCTCACCGCGATCCGCGTGGTCGCCGCCGTCGAACGCCGCCTCGGCGCACGCATCCCCGTCCGGGCACTACTGGCTGCCCCCACGCTCGCCGCCCTCGCCGCCGAGGTCACTGCGGCCCTCGCCGCCCCGGGGCACGACACCGAAACAGGAGAGCTGTGA